A DNA window from Caretta caretta isolate rCarCar2 chromosome 7, rCarCar1.hap1, whole genome shotgun sequence contains the following coding sequences:
- the BBIP1 gene encoding BBSome-interacting protein 1 isoform X2, producing MPEGKSVFREVLPKQGQLSVEDVATMVLCKPKLLPLKSVTLEKLEKMQRAAQETIRQQEVAQKEQQQQSEQ from the exons atgcCTGAGGGCAAGTCCGTCTTCCGGGAGGTGCTGCCCAAGCAAG GGCAGTTGTCAGTGGAGGATGTGGCTACCATGGTGTTATGTAAGCCAAAACTATTGCCTTTAAAATCTGTTACCCTAGAAAAGCTAGAGAAAATGCAGCGAGCAGCACAGGAGACAATTCGCCAGCAAGAAGTGGCACagaaggagcagcagcaacaaagTGAACAATAG
- the BBIP1 gene encoding BBSome-interacting protein 1 isoform X1 — protein sequence MRLAEACLPAQLPDLPLWGGRTPPPVGQLSVEDVATMVLCKPKLLPLKSVTLEKLEKMQRAAQETIRQQEVAQKEQQQQSEQ from the exons ATGAGGTTAGCAGAGGCGTGCCTGCCCGCACAGCTGCCCGACCTTCCTCTCTGGGGTGGACGGACACCCCCTCCCGTTG GGCAGTTGTCAGTGGAGGATGTGGCTACCATGGTGTTATGTAAGCCAAAACTATTGCCTTTAAAATCTGTTACCCTAGAAAAGCTAGAGAAAATGCAGCGAGCAGCACAGGAGACAATTCGCCAGCAAGAAGTGGCACagaaggagcagcagcaacaaagTGAACAATAG